The following are from one region of the Streptomyces rubrogriseus genome:
- a CDS encoding 2-hydroxy-3-oxopropionate reductase — translation MSTLPKVAWIGLGIMGSPMSENLIKAGYQVTGFTLEQEKLDRLAAAGGNVAGSIAEAVRDADVVVTMVPASPQVEAIAYGPDGILENAKSGALLVDMSSITPQTSVDLAKAAKDKGIRVLDAPVSGGEAGAIEAVLSIMVGGEQADFDEAKPLLEALGKTIVLCGPHGSGQTVKAANQLIVAVNIQACAEAVVFLEKSGVDLKAALDVLGGGLAGSTVLTRKKDNFLGRDFKPGFRIDLHHKDMGIVTDAARNVGAALPVGAVVAQLVASLRAQGDGGLDHSALLRAVERLSGAQV, via the coding sequence ATGAGCACGCTCCCCAAGGTCGCCTGGATCGGTCTCGGCATCATGGGCTCGCCCATGTCCGAGAACCTGATCAAGGCGGGTTACCAGGTCACCGGCTTCACCCTGGAGCAGGAGAAGCTGGACCGCCTCGCCGCCGCCGGCGGCAACGTGGCCGGTTCGATCGCCGAGGCCGTCCGCGACGCCGACGTCGTCGTGACCATGGTGCCCGCGTCGCCGCAGGTCGAGGCCATCGCCTACGGCCCCGACGGCATCCTGGAGAACGCGAAGTCCGGCGCGCTGCTGGTCGACATGTCCTCGATCACCCCGCAGACCTCGGTGGACCTCGCCAAGGCCGCGAAGGACAAGGGCATCCGCGTCCTGGACGCCCCCGTCTCCGGTGGCGAGGCCGGCGCGATCGAGGCCGTGCTGTCCATCATGGTCGGCGGCGAGCAGGCCGACTTCGACGAGGCCAAGCCGCTCCTGGAGGCGCTCGGCAAGACCATCGTGCTGTGCGGTCCGCACGGCTCGGGCCAGACCGTGAAGGCCGCCAACCAGCTGATCGTCGCCGTCAACATCCAGGCGTGCGCCGAGGCCGTGGTCTTCCTGGAGAAGTCCGGCGTGGACCTGAAGGCCGCCCTGGACGTCCTGGGCGGCGGCCTGGCCGGCTCGACCGTGCTGACCCGGAAGAAGGACAACTTCCTCGGCCGCGACTTCAAGCCGGGCTTCCGCATCGACCTGCACCACAAGGACATGGGCATCGTCACCGACGCCGCCCGCAACGTGGGCGCCGCGCTGCCGGTGGGCGCCGTGGTGGCCCAGCTGGTCGCCTCGCTGCGCGCCCAGGGTGACGGCGGCCTGGACCACTCGGCCCTGCTGCGGGCCGTGGAGCGCCTCTCCGGCGCCCAGGTCTGA